In the Moraxella osloensis genome, one interval contains:
- a CDS encoding sulfate ABC transporter substrate-binding protein → MTNATQTHPFTTRTYSKGKIFTLAGISVIAVASLSACQKAPPKNDSAASASAANGNGVSLLNVSYDVSRELYKEYNPIFTGQQKQTVTIQQSHGGSSKQALSVANGLKADVVTMNQTSDVELLVKKGLVDKNWQQAFPNNAVPYTSTMVLLVRNNNPKQIKDWDDLAKPGVSIVIANPKTSGTARYGFLGAYGYGLHHFNNDEAKTKTLVKQILSNVAVYDSGARAATTSFLQREIGDVLITTENEAQITKKEFADKNLQIVYPSYSVKISNPVAVVNAVTEQKGTTELAKAYLKGLWDTPAQEIMAKNYLRPVDAATLAKYQSQFPAITTFEPNQVFGSWDEIMSKFFKDGAIFDQLAVKK, encoded by the coding sequence ATGACAAACGCGACCCAAACTCACCCATTCACCACCCGTACTTACTCTAAAGGTAAAATCTTTACATTAGCCGGCATCTCAGTGATAGCAGTGGCAAGCTTGAGTGCCTGCCAAAAAGCCCCGCCCAAAAACGACAGTGCAGCCAGCGCTTCAGCCGCTAACGGCAATGGTGTATCTTTGCTAAACGTATCTTACGACGTGTCCCGCGAGTTGTATAAAGAATACAACCCGATTTTTACAGGGCAGCAAAAACAGACCGTCACTATCCAGCAGTCGCATGGCGGCTCAAGTAAACAAGCCTTGAGCGTGGCGAATGGGCTTAAAGCGGATGTGGTGACCATGAACCAAACTTCAGATGTAGAACTGCTGGTGAAAAAAGGCTTGGTGGATAAAAACTGGCAACAAGCGTTTCCCAATAACGCGGTACCTTATACCAGCACCATGGTACTATTGGTTCGTAACAACAACCCCAAGCAAATCAAAGACTGGGATGACTTGGCAAAACCCGGTGTCAGTATCGTGATTGCCAATCCAAAAACCAGTGGTACAGCGCGATATGGTTTCTTGGGGGCGTATGGATATGGCTTGCACCATTTCAATAATGACGAAGCCAAAACCAAAACCCTGGTGAAGCAAATTTTGAGCAATGTGGCAGTGTATGACAGTGGCGCAAGGGCAGCGACAACAAGCTTTTTACAACGAGAAATTGGCGATGTGCTGATTACCACAGAGAATGAAGCACAAATCACCAAAAAAGAATTTGCCGATAAAAACTTACAGATTGTTTATCCCAGCTATTCAGTCAAGATTAGTAACCCTGTCGCTGTGGTGAACGCCGTTACCGAGCAAAAAGGTACCACTGAATTGGCAAAAGCCTATTTAAAAGGTTTGTGGGATACGCCTGCCCAAGAGATTATGGCGAAGAATTATTTGCGCCCTGTGGATGCGGCGACTTTGGCAAAATACCAAAGCCAATTTCCTGCAATTACCACATTTGAGCCCAATCAAGTT
- the ffh gene encoding signal recognition particle protein yields the protein MFETLTERLSTSLRSISGTGQLTEDNIKDTLREVRMALLEADVALPVTRDFVSRVKDKALGQEVLKELAPGQAFVKIVYDELTEMMGSANQSLEMTGKPPVVYLLAGLQGAGKTTTAGKLAKYLQERHKKKVMLVSADVYRPAAIKQLEQVAEQVKANFVPSSADQNPIDIAKRAIEQAKVQFQDILIIDTAGRLHIDEAMMDEIKALTAAVTPSETLFVVDSMTGQDAANTAKAFNDALPLTGVILTKTDGDARGGAALSVRAITGKPIKFLGRGEKLDALEPFHPERVAQRILGMGDVLSLVEEVEQKIDREKAEKMAKKIQKGGEFDLEDLLTQFQQMKNLGGMAGFLDKMPGMSGADVQKAVSDAKPEEKVKEMEALIHSMTPFERKNPDKINPSRKRRIAAGAGKDVQHVNQLLKQHKQMAKMMKMLSDPSGISKMMKAVQGLTKGMGGGGGPLFGQNNQAGANTTTVNGQANPVAPKFKTRF from the coding sequence ATGTTTGAAACCTTAACCGAACGCCTGTCGACGAGTTTACGTAGTATCTCTGGTACAGGGCAGCTAACTGAAGACAACATCAAAGACACCTTGCGTGAAGTGCGTATGGCACTACTAGAAGCTGATGTCGCCTTGCCAGTGACGCGCGATTTTGTGTCACGGGTAAAAGACAAAGCCCTAGGTCAAGAAGTCCTTAAAGAACTCGCCCCAGGTCAAGCCTTTGTCAAAATCGTCTATGACGAACTGACCGAGATGATGGGCAGTGCTAACCAATCACTTGAAATGACAGGCAAACCACCTGTAGTCTATCTACTAGCGGGTTTGCAAGGGGCGGGCAAAACCACCACAGCCGGTAAACTTGCCAAATATCTGCAAGAGCGCCATAAGAAAAAAGTCATGCTAGTCTCTGCCGACGTCTATCGCCCCGCAGCAATCAAGCAGCTTGAGCAAGTCGCTGAGCAAGTCAAAGCCAATTTTGTGCCATCAAGTGCTGACCAAAACCCGATTGATATCGCCAAACGCGCCATCGAGCAAGCCAAAGTACAGTTTCAAGATATTTTGATTATCGATACCGCAGGTCGTCTGCACATCGACGAAGCCATGATGGACGAGATCAAAGCCTTAACCGCAGCCGTCACTCCGTCAGAAACCTTATTCGTCGTTGACTCAATGACCGGTCAAGATGCGGCAAATACGGCAAAAGCCTTTAATGATGCGCTACCTTTGACCGGCGTGATTTTGACCAAGACTGACGGCGATGCGCGCGGTGGTGCGGCGTTGTCGGTACGTGCTATCACTGGCAAACCGATCAAGTTCTTGGGTCGTGGTGAAAAACTTGACGCGCTTGAGCCCTTCCACCCTGAGCGTGTGGCACAGCGTATTTTGGGCATGGGTGACGTGTTGTCACTGGTCGAAGAAGTCGAGCAAAAAATTGACCGCGAAAAAGCGGAAAAAATGGCGAAAAAAATCCAAAAAGGCGGTGAGTTTGACCTTGAGGATTTGCTAACCCAATTCCAACAAATGAAGAATTTGGGCGGCATGGCGGGCTTTTTGGATAAGATGCCAGGCATGAGCGGTGCGGATGTCCAAAAAGCGGTATCAGATGCCAAACCAGAAGAAAAGGTCAAAGAAATGGAAGCACTCATTCATTCAATGACCCCATTTGAGCGTAAAAACCCCGATAAAATCAACCCAAGCCGTAAACGCCGTATTGCAGCAGGCGCGGGTAAAGACGTACAGCACGTCAATCAGCTGTTAAAGCAGCACAAGCAAATGGCAAAAATGATGAAAATGTTATCTGACCCATCGGGCATCAGCAAAATGATGAAAGCGGTGCAAGGGTTGACCAAAGGCATGGGCGGTGGCGGTGGTCCATTATTTGGACAAAACAACCAAGCAGGCGCAAATACTACGACAGTTAACGGTCAAGCCAATCCAGTTGCGCCAAAATTCAAAACCCGTTTTTAA
- a CDS encoding cytochrome C assembly family protein: MFVIFVLALVCYGLTTVYLMWAVTQQKPIRKSMVLGQLLIGLLGHAVVLYPDIITQGGLNFNIFNVVSLTTLFMLLFYWGFCLYRQILPLGILATPLAFLGMMIGFFGDAPYHPLSTISPILQAHIIMSLAAYSVLFMAAIAAIMLRLQISELKRQTFHRVWVDKLPSLQSMEALLFDMITVGFGLLSISLLLGFIDTTNLLAQHLVHKTVFSLLSWLVFGALLVGHWRFGWRGQRAANMTLYGVILLGLAFIGTKFVLELILNK; the protein is encoded by the coding sequence GTGTTTGTAATCTTTGTACTTGCGTTAGTCTGTTATGGCTTAACTACCGTCTATTTGATGTGGGCAGTTACGCAACAAAAGCCCATCCGTAAAAGCATGGTGCTTGGGCAATTGCTGATTGGGTTATTGGGTCATGCGGTGGTGTTATATCCTGATATCATTACCCAAGGCGGGCTAAACTTTAATATTTTTAATGTCGTGTCGTTGACGACATTGTTTATGCTGTTATTTTATTGGGGGTTTTGTCTTTATCGCCAAATTTTGCCGCTTGGGATTTTGGCAACGCCGTTGGCATTTTTGGGCATGATGATTGGTTTTTTTGGCGATGCACCCTATCACCCGCTATCAACCATCAGTCCTATCTTACAAGCCCATATCATCATGTCTTTGGCTGCCTATTCGGTACTATTTATGGCAGCGATTGCCGCGATTATGCTACGGCTACAAATCAGCGAACTCAAACGTCAAACCTTTCACCGTGTCTGGGTCGATAAACTACCTTCACTCCAAAGCATGGAAGCCTTGCTGTTTGATATGATTACTGTCGGTTTTGGCCTATTGTCGATTTCGCTGTTGTTGGGCTTTATCGATACCACCAATTTACTGGCGCAGCATTTGGTACACAAGACTGTGTTTAGTCTGTTGTCTTGGCTGGTATTTGGGGCGTTATTGGTTGGACATTGGCGCTTTGGCTGGCGAGGTCAACGCGCGGCTAATATGACGCTATATGGTGTGATTTTGCTTGGCTTGGCGTTTATCGGGACGAAGTTTGTGTTGGAGCTGATTTTAAACAAATAA
- the acpP gene encoding acyl carrier protein, whose translation MSNEIEQKVKAAVAEQLGVNAEDIKNESSFMDDLGADSLDLVELVMSFENEFGITIPDEDSAQLTTVQSAISYVQSKLAN comes from the coding sequence ATGAGTAACGAAATCGAACAAAAAGTAAAAGCCGCAGTAGCTGAGCAATTAGGCGTGAATGCAGAAGACATCAAAAATGAATCTTCATTCATGGATGACCTCGGCGCAGATTCACTTGACCTTGTTGAATTGGTGATGTCTTTTGAAAACGAATTTGGTATTACCATTCCTGACGAAGACAGCGCACAATTAACCACGGTGCAAAGTGCTATCAGCTACGTACAATCAAAATTGGCTAACTAA
- the fabG gene encoding 3-oxoacyl-ACP reductase FabG translates to MTQRIALVTGASRGIGQAIAKRLANEGYIVIGTATSEKGAAAVNDYLQELGGAGRVLNVQDTEQINQLFDSIEKEFGNVQVLVNNAGITQDGLLMRMDDNAWERVLDVNLTSVFRTSKRAIKGMMKARQGRIINITSVVAAMGNAGQTNYTASKAGIEGFTRSLAREIGSRQITVNCVAPGFIDTDMTKDLDEALIQSMLNAVPLARLGKPEDIAAAVNFLASEEAGYITGTVLDVNGGMYM, encoded by the coding sequence ATGACTCAACGTATTGCATTAGTGACAGGCGCTAGCCGTGGGATTGGTCAAGCAATTGCCAAACGTCTGGCAAATGAAGGTTATATTGTCATCGGCACTGCTACCAGTGAAAAAGGCGCAGCGGCAGTCAATGATTACCTACAGGAATTGGGTGGCGCAGGTCGCGTGCTCAATGTGCAAGATACCGAGCAAATCAACCAGTTATTTGATAGCATTGAAAAAGAATTCGGCAATGTACAGGTGCTAGTCAACAATGCCGGTATTACCCAAGATGGTCTGCTCATGCGGATGGATGACAATGCCTGGGAGCGCGTGCTCGACGTGAATTTGACCTCGGTGTTTCGCACCAGTAAACGCGCCATAAAAGGCATGATGAAAGCGCGGCAAGGTCGCATCATCAATATCACTTCCGTAGTCGCAGCGATGGGCAATGCAGGACAAACCAACTATACGGCAAGCAAAGCAGGCATTGAAGGGTTTACCCGCTCACTGGCTCGGGAGATTGGGTCACGCCAAATCACCGTCAACTGCGTGGCACCAGGCTTTATCGACACTGACATGACCAAGGATCTTGATGAAGCATTGATTCAATCCATGCTTAATGCCGTTCCGCTAGCCAGGCTGGGCAAACCTGAAGACATCGCCGCTGCGGTAAATTTCTTGGCAAGTGAAGAAGCAGGTTATATTACCGGCACCGTGCTTGATGTCAATGGCGGCATGTACATGTAA
- the fabD gene encoding ACP S-malonyltransferase, with translation MKYAVIFPGQGSQGVGMLNDWAAQYPIVKATFDEASAALGFNLWAICQGASGAASLDDTAYTQPALLTASMAIWRVLRDELDLQPTYVAGHSLGEYSALCAAGVLSLADAVKLVHQRGQYMSAAMQSQTGKMAAILGLPDEDVQQICDAVVAAHTQAVVSPANFNAPGQVVIAGNVAGVDLASEKIVALGKKSMPLKVSVPSHCQLMTPATDKLAAELENVTFNPPSIPVIQNRHARVENDVTALKQALIEQLNMPVLWSTIENKLADAQISLQIECGSGSVLTGLAKRQAQKITTLATDTVAKLDNIKQQLSAQ, from the coding sequence ATGAAATATGCTGTGATTTTTCCAGGACAAGGCTCGCAGGGTGTGGGCATGCTAAACGATTGGGCAGCCCAGTATCCTATCGTCAAAGCAACATTTGATGAAGCCTCAGCAGCGCTTGGGTTTAACTTGTGGGCGATATGCCAAGGGGCGTCAGGTGCCGCATCTTTAGATGATACTGCGTATACCCAACCTGCGTTATTGACCGCTAGTATGGCGATTTGGCGGGTGCTACGTGATGAGCTTGATTTACAGCCGACATATGTTGCCGGGCATTCACTGGGTGAATACAGTGCGCTGTGCGCCGCTGGGGTATTGAGTTTGGCAGATGCTGTAAAGCTGGTGCACCAACGCGGTCAGTATATGAGCGCCGCCATGCAATCACAAACAGGTAAAATGGCAGCGATTTTAGGACTGCCCGATGAAGATGTACAACAAATATGTGACGCTGTGGTAGCGGCGCATACGCAGGCGGTGGTCAGTCCAGCCAATTTTAACGCGCCAGGGCAAGTGGTGATTGCAGGCAATGTCGCAGGCGTAGATTTAGCGTCAGAGAAAATCGTTGCGCTCGGTAAAAAAAGCATGCCGCTTAAAGTCAGTGTACCGTCACATTGCCAGCTGATGACACCTGCCACCGATAAGCTTGCCGCAGAATTGGAAAACGTGACATTTAACCCACCCAGCATTCCGGTGATACAAAATCGCCATGCGCGGGTAGAAAACGATGTGACCGCGCTCAAACAAGCCTTGATTGAGCAGCTCAATATGCCCGTGCTGTGGTCGACTATTGAGAATAAGCTAGCAGACGCACAAATCAGCTTACAAATCGAATGTGGCAGCGGTAGTGTGCTGACAGGACTAGCCAAACGCCAAGCGCAGAAAATTACCACACTAGCGACCGATACAGTTGCCAAACTAGACAATATAAAACAACAACTATCAGCCCAATAA
- a CDS encoding type II toxin-antitoxin system RelE/ParE family toxin, which translates to MTTYTINQTNIFSDWLNDLKDPIGKAGIAIRIKRAESGNFGDCKLLPSTGGIYEMRIFKGNGYRVYYAQQGETIYLLLMGGAKDSQQTDINKAVKLWQTIQQQDTQDNDSN; encoded by the coding sequence ATGACAACTTACACGATTAACCAAACAAATATATTTAGCGATTGGCTTAATGACCTAAAAGACCCTATAGGCAAAGCAGGCATAGCGATAAGAATTAAACGGGCTGAAAGCGGTAATTTTGGGGATTGTAAGCTACTACCTAGTACAGGCGGTATTTATGAAATGCGAATATTTAAGGGCAATGGCTATCGAGTATATTACGCCCAGCAAGGCGAAACCATTTATTTATTATTGATGGGCGGGGCAAAAGACAGCCAGCAAACCGATATTAATAAAGCCGTGAAATTATGGCAAACCATACAACAGCAGGACACCCAAGACAATGACAGCAACTAA
- a CDS encoding addiction module antidote protein, translating into MTATNQPIKISRFDVASYLTDEATIQAYLNEMLESGTPAEFVQALNDVARARGMNDVAKGANMGRTTLYKTLQSEKPRFESLAKVLDSLGYQLQVVSKHA; encoded by the coding sequence ATGACAGCAACTAACCAACCTATTAAAATCAGCCGTTTTGATGTGGCAAGTTATTTAACAGATGAAGCCACCATACAAGCATATCTAAATGAAATGTTAGAGAGTGGAACGCCAGCCGAATTTGTGCAAGCCCTTAACGATGTTGCTAGAGCAAGGGGCATGAATGACGTAGCCAAAGGGGCAAATATGGGTAGGACTACCCTATATAAAACCTTACAATCTGAAAAGCCACGTTTTGAAAGCCTAGCCAAAGTATTAGACAGTTTGGGCTATCAATTACAAGTAGTGAGTAAACACGCCTAA